A region from the Vicia villosa cultivar HV-30 ecotype Madison, WI linkage group LG3, Vvil1.0, whole genome shotgun sequence genome encodes:
- the LOC131661717 gene encoding linamarin synthase 2-like, with translation MGSTPNHTQKPHAVFVPFPAQGHVNPSMQLAKLFRCNGFHITFVNNEFNHKRLIKSLGEEFVKGLPDFQFETIPDGLPVSDKDATQDIPALCDATRKNCYGPFKELVIKLNTSSPYPVTCIIADGTFGFAGRVARDLGIPELQLWTASACGFVGYLQFEELVKREILPFKDENFNVDGTLDTSLDWITGMKDIRLKDLPSFIRVTDLNDIMFDFLGSEAQNCLKSSAIIINTFEELEGEALNNLKAKNPNIYSIGPINTLGRHFPKQDNGFKASGSNFWKSDSECIKWLNNWEPCSVLYINYGSITVMTDHHLNEFAWGIANSKLPFLWIMRPDIVMGESTTLPQEFLDEVKDRGYITSWCFQDQVLAHPSVGGFLTHCGWNSTLEAITYGVPTICWPFFAEQQTNCRYLCNIWKIGMEINHDVKREEITNLVIELMEGQKGKEMRQKSLEWKKKTRIATDFGGSSYKNFHKLIKEILHQNAI, from the exons ATGGGTTCCACGCCTAATCATACCCAAAAACCACATGCTGTATTTGTACCATTTCCAGCACAGGGTCATGTGAATCCTTCCATGCAACTAGCCAAACTCTTCCGCTGCAATGGTTTCCACATAACCTTTGTGAACAACGAGTTTAATCACAAACGTTTGATAAAATCTCTTGGAGAAGAGTTTGTGAAAGGTCTCCCAGATTTTCAATTTGAGACCATACCTGATGGCTTACCAGTATCAGATAAGGATGCAACACAAGATATTCCAGCGTTGTGTGACGCAACTAGGAAAAACTGTTATGGTCCATTCAAAGAGCTTGTCATTAAACTCAACACTTCATCACCATATCCAGTTACTTGCATAATTGCTGATGGAACCTTTGGATTTGCTGGGAGAGTGGCTAGAGATTTAGGGATTCCAGAGTTACAGTTGTGGACAGCTTCTGCTTGTGGCTTTGTTGGATATTTGCAGTTTGAGGAACTTGTCAAGAGAGAAATTCTTCCATTCAAAG aTGAAAATTTCAATGTCGATGGCACATTGGATACAAGTTTAGATTGGATCACAGGAATGAAAGATATCAGACTAAAAGATCTTCCAAGTTTCATAAGAGTCACTGATCTAAATGATATTATGTTCGATTTTTTGGGTTCTGAGGCACAAAATTGTTTGAAATCATCAGCAATCATCATTAATACATTTGAAGAATTGGAAGGTGAAGCTCTTAACAATCTCAAGGCCAAAAACCCAAACATATATAGCATTGGGCCAATTAACACTCTTGGTAGGCATTTTCCCAAACAAGATAATGGTTTTAAAGCAAGTGGTTCAAATTTTTGGAAAAGTGATTCAGAATGCATAAAATGGTTGAATAATTGGGAACCTTGCTCagtattatatattaattatggaAGTATAACCGTTATGACAGATCATCACTTGAATGAGTTTGCATGGGGTATAGCAAACTCCAAGTTACCATTTTTATGGATAATGAGACCTGATATTGTAATGGGTGAAAGTACTACTTTGCCACAAGAGTTCTTAGATGAAGTTAAGGATAGAGGATACATAACTAGTTGGTGCTTTCAAGATCAAGTTCTTGCTCATCCATCAGTTGGGGGATTTCTAACTCATTGCGGTTGGAATTCGACACTTGAAGCTATTACTTATGGTGTGCCCACTATTTGTTGGCCCTTCTTTGCTGAACAACAGACAAATTGTAGGTATTTATGCAACATTTGGAAAATAGGAATGGAAATCAACCACGATGTGAAAAGGGAAGAGATAACAAATCTTGTCATAGAATTGATGGAAGGACAAAAGGGAAAAGAAATGAGACAAAAGAGTTTAGAGTGGAAGAAGAAAACTAGAATTGCTACTGATTTTGGAGGATCGTCATACAAAAATTTTCATAAATTAATCAAAGAGATTCTTCATCAAAATGCTATTTGA